The Mytilus galloprovincialis chromosome 2, xbMytGall1.hap1.1, whole genome shotgun sequence genome has a window encoding:
- the LOC143064542 gene encoding procollagen-lysine,2-oxoglutarate 5-dioxygenase 1-like isoform X1, whose translation MYITNIKNWGYLVNNENFDISHIHNDLWQIFDNEYNWRKRYIHTNYSQSLEPDALIDMPCNDVVRFPVFTELFCDHLVEEMENSGKWSAGKNKDDRISGGYENVPTVDIHMNQIGFEDVWLQFIRLYARPLQRKVFIGYKGEDTSLMNFVVRYKPTEQPLLKPHHDASTWSINIALNRIGVDFTGGGTRFVRQNCSVTDVKKGWMLMHPGRLTHYHEGLEVTSGTRYIAVSFVDP comes from the exons ATGTATATAACTAATATCAAGAACTGGGGTTATTTGGTGAATAATGAGAATTTTGACATATCACATATTCACAATGACTTGTGGCAGATATTTGACAATGAATAC AATTGGAGAAAACGTTATATACATACAAATTATTCACAAAGCTTGGAACCTGATGCACTAATTGACATG CCTTGTAACGATGTTGTACGGTTTCCGGTGTTCACAGAACTGTTTTGCGATCATCTTGTTGAGGAAATGGAAAACAGCGGCAAATGGTCTGCTGGCAAAAACAAG GATGATAGAATCTCAGGAGGATATGAGAATGTACCTACTGTCGATATTCATATGAACCAGATAGGTTTTGAGGATGTATGGTTACAGTTCATTAGATTGTATGCTCGTCCATTACAACGAAAGGTCTTTATAGGATACAAAGGT GAGGACACATCTCTCATGAATTTTGTTGTCAGATATAAACCAACCGAGCAGCCACTTTTGAAACCACATCATGATGCATCGACATGGTCTATCAATATCGCCCTAAATCGCATTGGTGTCGATTTTACA GGTGGTGGAACCAGATTCGTCCGGCAGAATTGTTCTGTTACAGATGTTAAGAAAGGGTGGATGCTTATGCATCCTGGACGACTAACACATTATCACGAAGGCTTGGAAGTTACTTCTGGAACACGATATATTGCTGTATCATTTGTCGATCCATaa
- the LOC143064542 gene encoding procollagen-lysine,2-oxoglutarate 5-dioxygenase 1-like isoform X2, with amino-acid sequence MYITNIKNWGYLVNNENFDISHIHNDLWQIFDNEYNWRKRYIHTNYSQSLEPDALIDMPCNDVVRFPVFTELFCDHLVEEMENSGKWSAGKNKDDRISGGYENVPTVDIHMNQIGFEDVWLQFIRLYARPLQRKVFIGYKGVSLVMTACLVKNMK; translated from the exons ATGTATATAACTAATATCAAGAACTGGGGTTATTTGGTGAATAATGAGAATTTTGACATATCACATATTCACAATGACTTGTGGCAGATATTTGACAATGAATAC AATTGGAGAAAACGTTATATACATACAAATTATTCACAAAGCTTGGAACCTGATGCACTAATTGACATG CCTTGTAACGATGTTGTACGGTTTCCGGTGTTCACAGAACTGTTTTGCGATCATCTTGTTGAGGAAATGGAAAACAGCGGCAAATGGTCTGCTGGCAAAAACAAG GATGATAGAATCTCAGGAGGATATGAGAATGTACCTACTGTCGATATTCATATGAACCAGATAGGTTTTGAGGATGTATGGTTACAGTTCATTAGATTGTATGCTCGTCCATTACAACGAAAGGTCTTTATAGGATACAAAGGTGTAAGTTTGGTGATGACTGCATGTCTGGTCAAGAATATGAAATAA
- the LOC143062553 gene encoding procollagen-lysine,2-oxoglutarate 5-dioxygenase 2-like, with amino-acid sequence MTLSDDKSDTVFNDDFVTELLAVVITAGETDAEKLRRYELSAETNKIKYKVFDIQQPWRNYDVVVYTEGGYKVNVLKENLEEYTMKENLVILITDSPDSVILDSSKEILKRFKRFDARIVFATDNSCWPKNQIKSQYPSVGTFDNRYLSAGAFIGYAKDIFNMVNHRTINDMESDQLYYSEIFVNNELRSKWNIKLDRKTSFFQNMRANKETLEMKHRDYNYIYNRRFTTRPVIIYDSGPIKGKFLRIADYLTGAWTSSRGCLSCAKNRINLNNFEEDAYPNVQLSVFIDEPTPFITEAMELIGDLDYPKSKMNLFVYVHDEFHYKDVEIFISNVGSEYNSMTIVNHEDKMSVSQARNWALLMCKQRKCDYYFAIEGHVHLTDPRTLKDLIEHNRTVIAPLLVRHNEIWSNFWGARSNDGYYERSDDYIDIVEYVKK; translated from the exons ATGACCCTGAGTGATGACAAGTCCGATACCGTGTTCAATGATGACTTTGTTACGG AGCTATTGGCTGTGGTAATAACAGCAGGGGAAACAGATGCTGAAAAACTAAGAAGATATGAATTGTCAGCCGAAacgaacaaaataaaatacaag GTTTTCGACATTCAGCAGCCATGGAGAAACTATGATGTAGTGGTGTATACAGAAGGTGGTTATAAAGTAAACGTATTGAAAGAAAATCTTGAAGAGTATACCATGAAAGAAAATCTTGTTATTTTGATCACAGATAG TCCAGACTCTGTCATTTTGGATTCTTCGAAGGAAATTTTAAAGAGATTTAAGAGGTTTGATGCCCGTATTGTCTTTGCTACCGACAATTCATGCTGGCCTAAGAACCAAATAAAG TCACAATATCCTTCCGTTGGTACATTTGACAATAGATATCTTAGTGCTGGAG CTTTTATTGGATATGCGAAAGACATCTTTAACATGGTGAATCATCGAACGATTAATGATATGGAAAGTGACCAACTGTATTATTCTGAAATATTTGTTAACAACGAGCTTCGA AGCAAATGGAATATAAAACTTGACAGGAAgacatctttttttcaaaacatgcGTGCAAACAAAG AAACATTAGAGATGAAACACAGAGACTACAATTACATATATAACAGGAGATTTACAACAAGACCAGTTATTATTTACGACAGTGGACCTATTAAG GGTAAATTTCTTAGAATAGCTGACTACTTGACGGGTGCGTGGACATCTAGTAGAGGATGTCTTTCTTGTGCAAAGAACAGAATAAATCTAAATAACTTTGAG GAAGATGCTTACCCTAATGTTCAGTTATCTGTTTTTATCGACGAACCAACACCATTCATTACTGAGGCTATGGAACTGATTGGTGATCTTGATTATCCAAAatcaaaaatgaatttatttgtatatgtacat GATGAATTCCATTATAAAGatgttgaaatatttatttctaacGTTGGATCGGAATATAACTCAATGACAATTGTCAACCATGAAGATAAAATGTCCGTTTCACAAGCAAGAAATTGGGCTTT ACTAATGTGTAAGCAAAGGAAATGTGATTACTATTTTGCCATAGAAGGCCATGTTCATCTTACTGATCCTCGCACTTTGAAGGATCTCATCGAGCATAACAG AACTGTTATTGCCCCACTTTTGGTTCGACATAACGAGATATGGTCAAACTTCTGGGGCGCTCGAAGTAACGACGGATATTACGAAAGATCTGATGACTACATAGACATAGTAGAATATGTAAAAAAGTAA
- the LOC143064543 gene encoding uncharacterized protein LOC143064543, with the protein MAHPCGNCSKNCTRMCVFCEKCETWFHQKCQKLTKDQFRILSQTKSCDFICTQCCHTKDHKFDYDLSISRLEAYASKNLLTDGVNVEKILLRKEPLTQIIGETNHTYSAMSSLVEDRVSRQILNEQSMIIKERNPVQVSTNGNCLFNSLSVDMCGNESLATRLRVLTCIEMVSNKLIYDTSKHNRLELVSPSYDEACKAAAKNRAFSSAWTILAAASVLGCPIQSVYPPRNGFMDKTVGILNTMFDPLQVQSNDPIVILWTSSGHGRSPIWTPDHFVPLVKASHNISVIDIDSMHDFPILDSTRNESNVCPTIFDTTVKSLDESFDSVDQDNKRSDTCHVELDNSYTDVKVDSISCKLEANESNVSTDSNIQNENIIKNTLDGKFLSIDQILNVLVNENVSHTEIPRSVKENEYFVLDNQSNMTRKAKSKKMEFWDDCGTWDSKSTSTKTTYFVVQNDNNLVSCVKKNDKYCKIIKKEFIPLEPQPDDSNLFILKRYYASLKRMNSYKKRISWFDKMPGHSLETMNKAIAEYIGTYPIEVVNKHGNAKLTNQEYIRTSPDTKSQVRSEIEAGKSVKQIFTDNFESEHQPRDSKYVQNVKYHVNNEKNPFNKQNIADDMQTVINMNSAKHPFLKEIVQTAGKPPSVICYTDFQMKHFASACKSSIIGVDRTFNLGACFVTTTVFQENKLKRKGKNTNPIIMGPIYLHWDGACHTYQRFFTHIASVLDTTISDTLLSYSNLVIGSDEEKALVKAIKDSFPTSELTLCTRHLSENVTRHLRTKVGVNDKNAKQILSDLFGDNGLIEADTTVDFSTKVTDIERKYEDLVGPYLTQKVIPTIRDYVYNARKTESRIPLQWKNNNCESINHILKLNQDWKPEKLPELINKIHKEIKLQESLVNGALYGHGDFELSSSVSHFQCTKALWQIKSEKEKAFALQKFLTHGRKLNAIPESTTSTDGGLTIPKTSACARKPCQRKRIKNAKTTTSKRAKIQ; encoded by the coding sequence ATGGCACACCCATGTGGTAACTGTTCAAAAAACTGCACTCGAATGTGTGTGTTttgtgaaaaatgtgaaacatggTTTCACCAGAAATGCCAGAAATTAACAAAAGATCAGTTTCGGATCTTAAGTCAGACTAAAAGCTGTGATTTCATATGTACACAATGTTGTCATACAAAAGATCATAAATTTGACTATGATCTTTCTATAAGTAGATTAGAAGCTTATGCAAGTAAAAATTTGTTGACGGATGGCGTAAATGTAGAGAAAATATTGCTAAGAAAAGAACCACTAACACAAATTATTGGGGAGACAAACCATACATATTCTGCAATGAGCTCTTTGGTTGAAGACAGGGTTTCTAGACAAATATTAAATGAACAAAgcatgattattaaagaaagaaacCCTGTCCAAGTCTCAACAAATGGCAATTGTCTCTTCAATTCTTTGTCAGTGGACATGTGTGGCAATGAAAGTCTTGCAACAAGACTGAGAGTTTTGACTTGTATAGAGATGGTGTCAAATAAGCTAATTTATGATACATCTAAGCACAATAGACTAGAACTTGTCTCACCATCATATGATGAAGCTTGTAAGGCTGCCGCAAAAAATAGAGCATTTTCGTCCGCATGGACCATTCTTGCCGCAGCGTCGGTATTAGGTTGTCCAATTCAGTCCGTATATCCACCCCGAAATGGGTTTATGGACAAGACAGTCGGTATCTTAAACACCATGTTTGATCCATTGCAAGTTCAGTCAAATGATCCAATTGTTATACTATGGACCAGTTCTGGTCATGGGCGAAGTCCGATATGGACTCCAGATCACTTTGTGCCGCTAGTTAAAGCTAGCCACAATATATCTGTTATTGATATAGACAGTATGCATGACTTTCCTATTCTAGATAGCACAAGAAATGAATCAAATGTGTGTCCAACAATTTTTGATACCACTGTTAAGTCTCTAGATGAATCTTTCGATTCAGTTGATCAAGACAATAAACGCAGTGACACATGTCATGTAGAATTAGATAACTCTTATACTGATGTAAAGGTAGACAGCATATCTTGCAAGCTCGAAGCAAATGAATCAAATGTATCAACtgattcaaatattcaaaatgaaaatataattaaaaacactTTAGATGGCAAGTTTCTATCAATTGATCAGATTTTAAATGTGCTGGTAAATGAAAATGTTTCTCATACTGAGATACCACGCTCGGTTAAAGAGAACGAGTACTTTGTGCTAGACAATCAATCAAATATGACTAGGAAAGCTAAGTCTAAGAAAATGGAGTTTTGGGACGATTGTGGAACATGGGATTCCAAATCAACCTCaactaaaacaacatattttgtagtacaaaatgataacaatttggtttcttgtgttaaaaagaatgataagtactgtaaaataataaaaaaggaatTTATTCCTTTAGAACCACAACCTGATGATTCTAATTTGTTCATCCTTAAACGGTATTATGCATCTCTAAAAAGAATGAATTCTTACAAAAAAAGAATTAGTTGGTTCGATAAAATGCCTGGCCATTCATTGGAAACAATGAATAAAGCCATAGCAGAGTACATAGGAACTTATCCTATTGAAGTAGTTAACAAGCATGGTAACGCTAAACTGACAAATCAAGAATATATCAGAACATCACCTGATACTAAATCGCAAGTCAGATCAGAAATAGAAGCTGGAAAATCAGTTAAACAAATTTTCACTGATAACTTTGAATCTGAACATCAGCCACGTGACTCAAAATATGTCCAAAACGTTAAATATCAtgttaataatgaaaaaaatcctttcaacaaacaaaatattgctGATGATATGCAAACTGTTATTAACATGAATTCTGCCAAGCATCCTTTTTTGAAAGAAATTGTTCAGACCGCAGGCAAACCACCAAGTGTTATCTGCTACACAGATTTCCAAATGAAGCATTTCGCCAGTGCTTGTAAATCTTCAATAATTGGTGTTGACAGAACATTCAATTTGGGCGCCTGCTTTGTCACAACAACTGTTTTCCAGGAAAACAAACTTAAACGCAAAGGGAAAAACACAAACCCAATAATAATGGGACCAATTTATTTGCATTGGGATGGTGCTTGCCACACCTACCAACGTTTTTTTACTCATATTGCCTCAGTGCTTGACACAACAATAAGTGATACCTTGCTTAGTTATAGCAATCTTGTGATTGGTTCAGATGAGGAAAAGGCTTTAGTAAAAGCTATCAAAGACAGTTTCCCAACATCTGAACTCACATTGTGCACAAGGCACTTGAGTGAAAATGTTACAAGGCATTTGAGAACAAAGGTCGGCGTTAATGACAAGAACgcaaaacaaattttatcagaCTTATTTGGGGATAACGGTCTGATAGAAGCAGATACGACGGTAGATTTTTCCACTAAGGTTACTGATATTGAAAGAAAATATGAAGACCTCGTTGGTCCATATCTTACGCAAAAAGTTATTCCTACTATAAGGGATTACGTGTACAATGCTCGAAAAACAGAGTCGAGAATTCCATTGCAATGGAAAAACAATAATTGTGAATCAATCAATCACATCTTGAAACTAAATCAAGATTGGAAGCCTGAGAAACTTCCAGagttaattaataaaattcaCAAAGAAATAAAGTTGCAAGAAAGTCTTGTCAATGGCGCACTTTATGGACATGGAGACTTTGAGCTAAGCTCCTCAGTAAGCCATTTTCAATGCACAAAAGCTCTATGGCAGATTAAATCGGAAAAAGAAAAGGCTTTTGCATTGCAAAAATTCTTGACTCATGGGAGAAAGTTAAACGCAATCCCAGAGTCCACCACTTCAACAGATGGTGGGCTGACAATCCCCAAAACAAGTGCATGTGCACGTAAACCTTGCCAACGGAAACGTattaaaaatgctaaaactaCAACTTCAAAAAGGGCAAAAATACAGTGA